The Camelus bactrianus isolate YW-2024 breed Bactrian camel chromosome 13, ASM4877302v1, whole genome shotgun sequence nucleotide sequence TTCCCACTTTCTTTTCACTCTTGAATATGTAtcttcaaagataaagaaaataagagtTAAGGAAATTAGTCTGAATGAACCCAACTGTTATTTCTTTAACATGacagtttgaaataatttatttctcatcTATAATACTTGTCAGAATACATTAGAAAACAGGTTCATGTAGAAAATGTAGTTCATGATTGAAGTCGAAGTCCAaactttcctcacctgtgaaatctgaagaaGATATAATCCCGTTGATTGTGGAAAGTGGCGACCTGCCTTCCAATAAATTGAGGATTATGGGGAAAGAGAGATGCAAACATACGTCCAACAGAATGACCCAGCCGTGTTGTAAAATTGTTCAGAATTATTTCAGGTATGTGCTCTGTGGGGTCCTTGCCTCTTCTCTAGAAAAATGATGAAAAGTCACAATAACAAACTGGCAAAACTATCTCACTGAAATTTTAAGTTTTGGAATTTACATGACAAATTGAAAAATTTTAGTTACCTTAATGACAAACTACCACAGGTGACTTATCAAACCCATGAAATAAGATgtatctaaaattatttaatatacagTGAATGCACCAAAAAGAAAGTCCTACTAAAAAGTGACATTCATAGTAGTGAAGGCTACTGCCTGTCTGCCGTAACTCAATTATAATCTCCAAGAAAATGGTAAGTAGTTAAGACTATTGCTTTAACCAGGAGAGCAAATACCATTATTACAATCAATCAGCTCTATAAGCTATAGCATTTATAAATCAAATACTATGAGGAGACCAATGTCAACCAAAGAATGCATAAAACTTACCTTAATTTCTTTACGCAGACGAACACTGCTCATCTTAAAATGAGCAGTTGGGCCATTTGGCAAATGACTCAGAATCAATCCATCTGTTCATAAAGCTAAGAACACACCGAACTCAATAAATCTTTCACTGTTAAATAACTAGTCCTTTGTATGCCCAAAGGCTCCTAAACATTGGAGTTAGGGTGCATGTATTCCTCTAACTTAACAGAGGTTTTCTTACCATACCCAAGAACTCAAGATACATAAGTCAACCTAAATGTTTCAGAAAAAGATTAACCTGTAGTACTACTTTTTCTCTTTACAATATGATAAGTAGCTCACCACCCTCTACAGGGTTATGTTTGGCATTCAACTAACGTAGGCAACAAGAGCTAAAATCTGCTAATACTCTAACAGGACTAAGGGTGAGATTCTAGCATAACTGCAGCATTGCATTCAGGTAAACATAGAATCTAAGTTTACCTCCAGGTTCAGAGACTTTATAACCCTTAAAAGGCACACTTTCATACACCTGTGTACACGTTTTATACATTTGTAAGGTTAGGATATGCTGAGACAGCGTAAGACCACAAGACCAGAGACTCAAACTCTCTTCTGGAAATCAGTTATTAGTGTTCTCGAGAGACAAGCTCTTAATTCTTAGGATTACTGTACCACAATTCAAAATCAACCAATCAATAACCACTTACTGACTCTACCACAAAGAGAATTATGCTGGACACTCCAAACTACAAATGAAGGATGAGATACCTACTGACAGTCAGCAGGGTTAGCAGCCCAAAGGCTTTACAACCTGGACTGCAGCTAAACGGTGCAGCATACCTCGAGTCTTTATAGTGCTTGATTCTTCAAAATACTGAACCTTCAGACGAGGTCAGAATGAGACTGTTTCAAGTCTGCTCACAGCATTAGTTTTACAAAACAAATGTTGCCATCTTTTTATAATGGCATCAACATTCTTCCACTTACCTGAATTAGAAACCATGgtgattgttttcagtttcctctCCTATCAAATTCTATTTCCTGCTTTCACCTTCATTAGCTCCTCACTTCTATAGCCTCCTCTTTACCCTTATTGTCTTAATTGAAGTCCTTGAGATTTTCCAcccagagttttatagtttctcaTGTCCTAAGTGAAAAACTAGACACATTGAGTCTTGATGGCTATAGCTAATTAGCTAATAGCTAATTTCAAACCACTCTCACCACAGACTCATCTGCAGATTAAAGACATCTACAAAGCACTCATAATGTGGCTCCAAACCACCTTTCTAACCTGTCTCTCCCTGTATTGTTTCCTAACTGTGTTGTTCGTGCTATTTCAAATACTGCACTATTTCACCTATCTTTTAAGGCCCACTTCAAATGACACCTCTTTTTACGTAGTCAAAATTAAGCTCTAAACAGCCTCAGCTCTCACTGTGACTACTGCGCTTGTCATTTATTTGAGATATAGTCATGTAAATGCCTTTCCGCCCAACTAATCCATTAACTCTTAAGATAGATCTATTTCCAACAGATACCAGTGCCTACCACACAGCAGATCATCAGTCAATGTTTGGATTCTTTCCTCCCCTTCAAAGATTCAACTTCATGAGGTATAGCCAAaagtatttctgtattatttgcacattgaaaaaaaaatcataaaatcttAAGGGAGTTAAGAGAGGTATAAATCATTTCTTTCAACCTAAATCAAGGCTTGAATCCTTTCTAGAACATTCCTACTAACTTGTGGTTTGTGTCAAAACAAACTGCAAAATCCAAACTTACCAATTCCTAAGTACCTGTGTTGTACAAATGGCTTTATGTTACTGCTAATCTCTAACACAAACTGCAAAACAAGAGTCACCTTGACTTCAGTaatgaagagtttgagaagggtcAGGTAGAATGGCCCAAGTTTCAGAGTGAGGTGGCCATAGACCTCAAATGGGGTGGGGTTACACCTGAGCCCAAACCCTTCACTGGCAACTTGCATTTAGAAATGTACAGAGGTATTTTGTTAAGACTGACATGAAAGTGGCCTTCAGTACTCAGACCGGGAACACAAAACATACTGCAACCTGCCGAGAGTACAGCACAAAGGCTTGTCCTACCTCAGATTTCTAtttagaaataatgaataaaggaTGTAAGTCTCTCCAGAAAAAGCCCCCATGCTTCCCACTACACCACATTTAGTAAAATGCCTCCTACAGACCCGGCACTATGCCTTAGGAACATAATGCATTTAACGTGATCCTTGCAGGAACCCTAAAGATAGGTAGTATTTCCCGcatttaaaatatgaggaaaCGGACTGGCTAAGAAACTTGACTAAGGTCACAAAAGTAGCAAGTAATGAAGTTTGTATTTGACATCACATCTACCTGACCCAAGTGTTTAGATGACTAAATTCTTTTCTAGAATAAGTCAAAAATTTATACCCCTATAAATTTCTACCATATGGCACACAGCAGCCTTTCCTGTATCTTTAGACAGTTGTCACGTTCCCAAATTCTAACTCCCGGGCTAAATATCTTcagttctttcaacttttctccaTGGGCCCTCACTAAGAGTCATTTGTTTTTTGTGAGCCCATGTTAAGTCTCTAGGAATCACCACTATTTCTATTAGGTGCTTACAAATTGTTCTCTCTTTCATTacaccactttattttttttggatcatGGCAAAAATTAACCAGTATGTcttctttccccctccttcctccatttACCTGTCTCATTTCTCCCTCAGAGAAACACAGCCTCATTTACAGTTTGTGCAGATACTCTGTGCCTTATCTTACAGTATCTTTAGCCAAGACGGACTTCCGATACCCCTTACCAATGTCCTTTTTAGTCTGAAGATCATTCTATGTTAACAGAAGACAAAACCAAACCAGATCTATTTTCCTACTGTTTTTTACTAATACTCTGACATCAGTTGCATTATTAGATattaatcagaaaagaaatatctctgaaattataaaaattaacatccagGCAGGATCGTACTTATAAAACTTCCAATCATTAGGACTTCTATAAACTGCTGCATAATTCTGTATACAAAAATTTCAACCTTGGGACACAAAGACAAATATGTGCATACAGCTGTCCCTCAGTATCTGTGGGGGACTGGCGCCAGGACCTCCTAAGAATACCAAAAtccgaggatgctcaagtcccttatataaactGGCATAGCACAGTAAGCCCTCCAACTTTCAATCCACGGggggttgaatctgcagattcgGAATCTGTGGACAGGGAGGGCagactgtatgtatgtatgtttatgtgaATAGGAGTAAGCAATTCCACGTTTGGATTACTTAACTAGCCTAATTATTTCCTTCATATAAATTAGGTCTGCATACTGATGGTCCCTTAATTACCAGATGGTTAACTTACTCTCTAGGGTGTCCAACGTGataacaagaaaaatattaatacattttgGGTAAAAAGACAATACAATAGTATAAGGAAAAGAGCAACATAAGCTTTCTGAAGGCACTAGATGGACAGAATGTTTACTGAATTGATGAAATGCTTGCTTCTTAGCAAAGAGTTACTAGCAGGCTTGCTAGTAATGAAATGATAACGGGTTTTTAActgccaaaaataaaaagacaggaaCATAGACCTTACCACCTTATTTTGGGGggtggtttttaaaaagacagcaaCTACCTTAAAAACAGATCTCTTCTGCTACAGTTAAGTGTTCAAGAGATTTTAGTTACTTTGTTACATTAACTCACAATCCAGCCAAATTATAAAATGACCAATAATACACCATaataaaaaactaattttaatctattttaatctCTGAAAAGCAACTGGCACAAGTGGATAACGTCTTTaacttatatttaaaacaataaaagccATAAAAgttatttagattaaaaaaatagcttttataaaaccattatttttataaaagcaatgttcactgattttaagaaaaatgttatcCTGGCAGCAGGAAAGTACCAACTCcattttttattcatctttactAATTCTGACTGGTAATCTCTAAAGTTACTGAGTTCACAACCACCATGGGATAAGTAAAACAGCAGCAATGACAAAAACCTCAGCATCCTTTATCTGATCTCTCATCTCAAAACAGGAAGAAACACCCTGGGTTTAGGCGACACGTTCACCTCAGATCTGAGACTCTTGGGAAAAGGACAGGTTATTCTTGGCATCTGAAACACTAGTAAATACATAATAAAGGTTCAAATACCTACTTCAGAAATGCAATCCTGTGAGATCACCCCGGCAACACAAAATCTAGCTGTATCAAACTATTTGTAGATTCCCCCACTAGGGCAGCGCTTTCAAGCCTCTGTCTTTCCAAACGGCCCTCTCTCTGCAGTAGGTACTCTTTCTCTGCCCTCCTCGCCTCATTCACCCATCCAGACTGGGCTCAGGCATCTTTTTCTGCCAGATACATCCTGCTATCCCCAGGGCAGACGGTGCCAGAGTCTGCACTGGATCCCGTATTCCTCTCTCTAACTGTACTCCCTACactataattttgtttgtttacatgtctattttttcctACTAGATTAGAATTCCCTAAAGTTGACCAtctcctgtttctctctccacCTTCCACTGAAGGCTAAAATAATGTCTTGCTTATAATAGCATGTGCTTGatgaatatttgctaaatgaaaaggaaaaattacttCACAAAATCTTGAACAGAGATACATAAtttcctggtttaaaaaaaattatgttctgAAAGTTACAGGGaacattttcctattctttcaagtattttaaaaggGGGCAAAGGCCAGATGGgaaaacttcctttaaaaaaaaaaaaaggatacttgGTGTTTTACGATCTTCGTTAATAACGATCAGGTCGGTGAAATCTCTTGAGATGCACTgtggaataatttttttcagagCCAGTCCTCTTCTGTAATAAACATGTGAGTTTGGTATAACTGTGGAGAGCTGTTCACAGAGTCGTACTGTTCTCtataaagcaaaataacaaaaatcctcaaaagtgaaaaagattaaaaatctaTGTGGCATACATCTATAAGGAAAGGAGTAATGATTATTATAAGATAGTGTTACTAATAGAAAGCAAGGCAATGGAAAATGAAATCTGAACATTTCATCCTTCATCAAAGGCTGATCAaactaaagcagtggttctcaactagggATAATTTTGCTATCAAGGGATGTTTGGAAACgtctggaaatatttttggtGGTTAtgactggtgggggggggggtggcctgttactggtatctagtgggtagaggtcagagatgctgctaaacatgaTTAATAGGACAATCTGcataataaaaaattatccaGCCTAAAATATTAAcggtgctgaggttgagaaagtCTATCCTGAAGAATCACGCTTAGTGAACGTACATCACATCACCAGCACCATAATTGCTTTAGCTTACTCACAGGCAATATGTAAGGCGATACTAGTAATTTAACTCTTCTGAACGAAGTTCTTTTAAATAACCTAAGTGATGTAAGAAAATTGACAATTCTAGAAGTATACTAATTGATGTGTTTACCCCATGAGGTCTATCTGACGTAGTGATGAGAATCTTGGGAGAAGTCTGTCTGTTGAAGTAAGAAGCAAATTCATCTGTAGCTTCATCGTAAGCAACCTAAAAACAGAGAGATAATTTTCCATCAAATAAATAGTCCACTGGGCCAGCATTTTGACAGCAGTTCCAGTAGGATTCTATGACACTGACTACCTGGTTTTGATTGGGAATTTAAAGAAGGCCCAGGAGGAACTAAGTTAAGGGCAAAATGAAGAGGTTGGGTAATTTCCTACctgtaaaatacaaatataaaactggaaataattgCCAAAAAACAATTTCAAGACACGAACTGAGATGCAAACACACCTGAGTAAACTGGTAAAAgccaaaaaaaaccagaaaattttgaaagaagtaagagaaaaataaatcatgtaCAGGGGAACAATGATTATTAATGGCTGGTTTCTCAAGAGATATAATGAAGGTCAAAATACAATGGAATAAGTTCAAAgtaccagaagaaaaaaaaaatttttaaaagtcaaccaAGGTTTCTATAGCTTgcaaaattctttcaaaaattaagGCAAAATAAGCACACTTTCAGGTAAACAAAAACAGATAATTAGCTATTAGACCTGCTATAAAAATGATACCAGATGGTAACTCGGAtccagagacaggaaggaagagcaCTGTAAACAAGTAGCAATGAAAGTAAACATAAAAGATTTTGTGGGTGTATTTTGTGTGTACActcttaatttcttaaaaaaacaaaaacatgagatTGTTTAAAGCATCAATCACAACACTGAGTTTATGACAGAGACAGATGTAATACATAACCACATATGGCGACAATAACAGCATGAGTAAGAGTGCAGGTAACGAAGCTAGACTGGTGCAAACCTGCTATATTTTACCAGAATCATGTCAGTATTTACTTAAAATTGATTGTGATAAATCATTCTCCAGAATAGATCTTAAGCTATTGTTTATCATAAAGTTagctaataataaataaaaacagaatacactcagagtgaaaaagaaataaacaatgaaGGCAAAAGGatataaatgaattagaaaacaaagattcaacagaaaagatcaaagaaaaaaagcaacttgaaaagaataacaaaacaGATACATCTCTGGTGAAAAGCCCAAATAAAATCAGGAATGCAAACAGGACATTATTGCAGTCTCACTCGTGGACATAGATGTACATGTTCTAAACAAagtattaaaaaaccaaaacaatataTTAGGAAAGATAAAACATCATAACTAAAGTGGATTTATCCTATGAATACAAGAAACTTAACATTAGAAAATCTATTTCGTTTACTACATTAGTAcaataaaggagaaaacagcatATTCATCTcaatatttacagaaaaagtacaaatattatcttaatatttgtAGAAAAAGAATCTAACTTTTTACATTCATTCAAGgtaaggcaaacaaacaaaaacccagcaaaaaaaaagaataagtgtAATTTCCATAACTCATAAGGAGAATCTACCCTTAATGATCACACACTggaagtattttctttaaaatcagaaacaTGGCACAGATGCTACcatttttctacttctttgataTGCTGAACATTACAGTAAGCACAAAAATAAACCATTACTGGAttgaaagtaagaaataaaacttatttGTAGAAATGAGTAtctaaatatgaaattaaaaaaaattcaaattattagAAATGAATTTAGGTAAACTACTACTGGTTATAAGATCATGATCCAAAGCTCAATTGCATTGTTGTATATTAGCAAATAAAACGGTTTTCTAAGAGATGGGATTTACACTAATAAGTAACAATATATAATACCCAGGAATAGCTCTAACAAGATTATGGTGTAAAACTTGTATGAAGAAAATTGTGAAATTCACCGAAATTCACTTTCAGTATTTGAAGAAGACCTAATTAGCAAAATATATATAGATCCTCAAACTGATCTGATTTTGtgccatttataattttatatggaAGACCAAAGGTCCAGGAGAAAACACTCCTGAAGAGAGGGATCTGaagatggggctggggagggtcaTCTTGCCCTAACAGATTTCAAAACTTATCATGAAGCTACATAATTAAAGTAAAGAGCTGATCCAGTGATAAACTGACAAAGAAAATAGCCCAGAAAAAGACCCAGCATATATGGATACCTGATATATAACACAGCATTACAACTCACTATGGGAAAAAGTTGCACTACTCTAaaaatggtgctggggaaactgattACAtacaggggagaaggagggagcagtggaaaaaagaaattggtgaaaaaatatatataaatatgagatCATATGGTCACAGGATAAAGATTTCTTAAGTATGACAGAAAAGTATTaactactaaaaaaaattaaacccaagTATATGAAGGACCTTTGCTCATCAAAAGAcatcaaagaaaaaagtaaaagagaatcCACAAATTGGAAGATACCTGTAATACACATAAAGGATTAGTATCCAATATAAAGAGAAGTTCTACAAATCATTAAAACACACTACAAGATTGAAAACTGGGCAAAAGACATGAGTTGGCATATCTCTACGAAAACCACAGTACATACACGAAGAGATGCTCATCACTTTAggaattagggaaatgcaaactcaAACCAGAATGAGATAGCCCTTTATCACTAGTCTGAATATACCAAACATTTGTCAGAACGTGGATGGCCAGGAATATTGTTCCTACACCATGGGAGTGCAAAATGATGCACTCACTACTCTGGAAAACATTCTGGCACTTGAGTGTAGAACTGAACATTTATATACCCCATGACCCAACAAATTCCAGGGAAACTTACATATATGCAACTTCTATGTCTATGATCCCCAACTTATCTCCAGCCAAGACCTCTTCCATATCTTGTCAATGATAAATTCCATATTCCTACCCTTCCAATTGCTCAGGCTAAAAACCTCAATACCATCTTTGAATCCTCTTTCTCTAACACCCTATGTCTAATCTATCAAGAAATTCTAGTGGCTCTGATTTCAAAATACacccaggccaaaaaaaaaaaaaaaaaaaaaaaaaaaaaaaagcctcagaaTCAGATTGACTCTCAATACTCATCGTAACTACTGTGGTCTCAATCATGATCATGATCATCTCTTTCCTGGATTAGCTTTCTAGTCTGTTTACCTCTCTAATTGCTTTCTCAGTAAAGCAactaattacttaaaaaaaaaaaaaagtccaatacTATCATTCCCCTGTTCAAAACCATCCAATGGCCTCTCATTTCACTAAGTATGAAAGCCAAAATCCCCACAATGGCCATCAAAGTCACTGATCTGGCCTCTTCCCTTCCCCATACTTCTGGCACCTCTTTTACAACCCTCCCTCTTGCTCACCTCATTTCAGCATACTGGCTTCCTCAATGTTTTTCAAAACTACACTAAGAATGTTCCTGCCTTAGAGCTTTTGCACTGGCTGTCCCCTCATCCTGGAATACTTTTTGCCCAAAGAtggctaattttttttacatCCTTCAAGTATTTGCTAATAGGTCATCTCAATGAAGCCTACCCTAACCATTGTATAAAAAATGCAACCctaacaaacagaaaaatgggcaagaaacatgaacaaacaatggattaaaaagaaaaaaaacatgaaaagatgttcaacctcatTCATAACAAGAGAACAGCAAATTAAACTACATTGAAATACAATTTCTTACCTGtcagactgaaaaaaattatttataattgcaaCATCTTGAGTGAGAGTTTAAAGAGTAACATATTTATATAATCTCAAAGTACCTTCCTCCCAAAATACTTATTAAttgcaaagggaaaaatagtTAAGTGGAGAAATCTGACAGACACCACTTGAATTAAATGATGAAAGTTAATACAATGGGAATGGGAAAATCAACAATATGTGACTCCTGATAAGAACAGTGAAAAGAACATAACATCACAATCGTGCATTCCTGTCAAAAGTACATAAGCCAAATATAATCATAAGCAAACATCAAACTCATATTAAGTGACATTCTATAAGTATACCTGAtctgtactcttcaaaaatgtcaatggCATTaaaatcagttctgagaaacTGTTCTAAATTAAGGGAGGTTAAAGTTATTGCAGTGGGATGAAACACGAGCATggatttttcttttgcaaaaaatGACATTATTGTGACATCTGAATAACCTGTAGAGATCAGATAATAATATCGTATATCAATGTTAATTATCTAATTTTGATAACTCTACACTCTGcttattaaaaaaagtttataggTAAAATATACTAAGCAGATAAAAGTAAAGGGACTTATGTCTGCCACTTACTCTCAAGCATTTCAGagagaatataaatgaaaacaaagtgtGATACAATTTAACATTTAGGAAATCTAGCTAAAGTCTGTTTCTACTAAGTCtgaaattatgtcaaaataaataaaatacagggcCCCCCACACTCTCTCATGCACACCCCTGTATATTTAAAACTGCATACTCCCTCTACACCAAGTTGTCCTGAATCTCCTTtaccctattctgtaacttcatTAACCTACCATCTGCTAACatggtaatttattttattatgttcacTGTTTGTTTCCTTTCATAGAATGTTAAGCTCTGGATGGGGAGAAAtattgtgtgcatatatgtgaGTGTTTTGTGCACTGATGAATCCCATGCCCCTAAAACAGATGTCCACACATAGCAGGCAATCAAAAAACATTTGCTGGAagactaaatgaatgaacgaatgaatggcTATACCAGGAAATATGTGAAAGAATGTTGGTAACAGCACTGTTTGAAAGCAAACATGCATAACAAAAACAACTTTCCtgtacataaataaaaatttaaaaaatacacacacacacacacacacattaagtTTTAAAACCTTGATTCTCTCACTGTACTGTTGCAAACTATTTAAAGGTAAAATGTGAAAAGTGGAAGATTATCTTGAAACCAAAAGTTTTATGAGGACACAAAAATACCATCAAATGTTCTCCTTACGTGTTAAAATGTCTAACAAATACTAAAAAATATCTGTAGGTCTGAGGAATGTttttcaaatgatattaaaaaacaCTGCAAAGTACTATACAGAGATTAAATGACAAATAAGTTTACATAAAATacttttctagaaaataaaaccacCTTTTCTATAGCATTATTGGGAAACTCAATTATGAAATAATCTACAATAAATAATAAGGCAATATGCCAACATTATAGCTGAATCAGTCCATTATAACTTCACCAGCCAGTACTTTAAACACTGACACACAAATAGGTAATTTATCAAGTATCGTCATTCAAACTGATTTAAGACTTCTAACATTACCTCTTCGTCATTAGGGTCCACTATGGTTTCATCAAACACTCGCTGGTTGTCAATAGTCTTGGGTATAGGCTTTGGTGGAgcctaaataaaagaaaaaagatcaagttttagaaacattttaCATGAATAATTTTGCATTATGGTTGAGGAAGAGTAACAGAAATCTGCAGATAATCCAAAAACTCAAACCTGTGCATCATTTCAACCCACTGCCACATCAATCCCAATAACAGTATTAACTAAGAGGCTTTTAAACTCTCTGAACAGACACATGCACATACTGGAAGATGCCTGACATTGAATAAAATGGCTTAAATCTAGGAAGTTATCTTTCAATCCAAAAAACAAGAATGGTGGTATTTTCAAATGGTGATCAGCATATTAATTTGCTATAACTGACTGATCATTGACAGTTAACAAGAGACTAACATTGCTTGATAGGATTTTGCAAGTCACAACAGTCTAGTATTAGCAATTTCATGTGATTTAACCTAATGCTATGAAAGAGGATGCACGAAAAAGCAGGGTGTTTAGTTTGTGTATAGTCTTTATGTTTTCTCCATCCACAAAAATGCTTACCATTATGTGGTACCTCATCTTAAGAGACGGGAGGGAAGAagagttaaacattttttaaattttgcaaatACAAATTGTAACCTAGAACCAACTACAAATAAAAcgaaactaaaatgaaaataacttagcTGTGCAATAATGTGGGAAGTATTTAgtagttcttttaaaaactttcaaaagaaaGATCTCACTTTTTCTCAATACCAAAAGAACAGCCAAATCCCTTCTTGATGCATTATCGCTGCTCTCTCCTTTGCCATAATCCACCCAGGTATCTCACCTTCCTCTCAGTCCTCATTCTTAACTCTTCACAGGTTCATATTCTGTGTCAGTTCTCATCCTTACAAGCCCCTATCCTACAGGAGAGTAGGATctgccctgcctttccccagcctcGCTTAACAAAGAGCCTTTGCTTCAGTCAGAAGAGCTCCAGCTCCAGGCCTAAACTGTGGATCTTCCTCATTCCCAGTCAGGGAGAGAAGTCTCTGCCTCTCAAACACACAAACTTTAGTAAAATAAGCAAGTTCAAGTATACAaaccatttacatgaaattctgAAAACATGCAAAAAACCATTGTGTTTACTGTTTAGGGACACAAACAAACCCAGTAAATGTAATAAAGAAGCGCATGGGAACAATAAAGAGCAATTTCATGAGTCGTTATCTCTGGAGGGGAAGCAATCAGAAAAAAGCACACAGAGACTTTGAACACtatttattttgcataatttCTTAAAGCTGAGTAAAAGAGAAGGGTaagctgtattatttttatatcattttatacaaccaaaatatttcataataaactttaaaagtgATTCAACGTAAGTAACAGGGAGCATTCCTTAACATGAGATAGAAAGCAGATGGCTAAAAATTTTACTTACCTTATCACCAAgagcctctctctctttcttaagtTTTTTCTTAGCTGCCAACTTCtcctaaagttttaaaaaaagaacaatattgAAAAACCAACAGTTTTATCACAAACACATACTGAATCTACAAATTACTAATGCTATAAATATTTGAGTAATCTTagtaatgtattaaaattaacatCCTGACTTAGATTGTCATATCTAAGTTACTGTAATCCAAATGAGCTAG carries:
- the RPF1 gene encoding ribosome production factor 1 isoform X1, which codes for MAKTGEKSGGSGKKGLKRKAAPEEPQEAAVVEDGTTESGVQPPKAAAFPPGFSISEIKNKQRRHLMFTRWKQQQRKEKLAAKKKLKKEREALGDKAPPKPIPKTIDNQRVFDETIVDPNDEEVAYDEATDEFASYFNRQTSPKILITTSDRPHGRTVRLCEQLSTVIPNSHVYYRRGLALKKIIPQCISRDFTDLIVINEDRKTPNGLILSHLPNGPTAHFKMSSVRLRKEIKRRGKDPTEHIPEIILNNFTTRLGHSVGRMFASLFPHNPQFIGRQVATFHNQRDYIFFRFHRYIFKSEKKVGIQELGPRFTLKLRSLQKGTFDSKYGEYEWVHKVCAYSLKSHLENLYYGKNKTTHFNLWVLIS
- the RPF1 gene encoding ribosome production factor 1 isoform X2; this translates as MAKTGEKSGGSGKKGLKRKAAPEEPQEAAVVEDGTTESGVQPPKAAAFPPGFSISEIKNKQRRHLMFTRWKQQQRKEKLAAKKKLKKEREALGDKAPPKPIPKTIDNQRVFDETIVDPNDEEVAYDEATDEFASYFNRQTSPKILITTSDRPHGRTVRLCEQLSTVIPNSHVYYRRGLALKKIIPQCISRDFTDLIVINEDRKTPNGLILSHLPNGPTAHFKMSSVRLRKEIKRRGKDPTEHIPEIILNNFTTRLGHSVGRMFASLFPHNPQFIGRQVATFHNQRDYIFFRFHRYIFKSEKKVGIQELGPRFTLKLRSLQKGTFDSKYGEYEWVHKPREMDTSRRKFHL